A region of Spiribacter roseus DNA encodes the following proteins:
- the dinB gene encoding DNA polymerase IV, which translates to MTSAAATTDPGAPAAARIIMHVDMDAFFASVELKRRPSLRGQPVIVGGRGDPARRGVVSTATYEARVFGIHSGMALRTAARLCPDAVFLPVDFPAYHEASARVFECLAAVSERLQPVGLDEAYMDISHRSDDPLGIGLRLKDDIHAATDLVASVGIGPNRLLAKIASDLEKPDGLTRLHPADVPERVWPLPVRTLHGVGPRTAERLAGLGVETVGDLARMGRDGLSTEFSPRHAQSLSDSAHGIDERPVQTERVRKSIGRERTFQQDCRSSGRLDHEARLMLDEVRGRLTARQLGARTVTVKLRYRDFTTHTRSQSLASATDDHEALAALVRQCLFAHRLHRAVRLLGVQLSGLTPL; encoded by the coding sequence ATGACCTCGGCGGCGGCCACGACTGACCCGGGCGCCCCCGCTGCGGCGCGCATCATCATGCATGTCGACATGGATGCGTTCTTCGCCTCGGTGGAACTCAAGCGCCGCCCCAGCCTCCGGGGCCAGCCGGTCATTGTCGGCGGGCGCGGCGATCCGGCCCGGCGCGGCGTGGTCTCCACCGCCACCTATGAGGCACGGGTGTTCGGCATCCACTCGGGCATGGCGCTGCGCACGGCGGCGCGGCTGTGCCCCGATGCGGTCTTTCTGCCGGTGGACTTTCCCGCCTACCACGAGGCCTCGGCGCGGGTCTTCGAATGCCTGGCCGCGGTCAGTGAACGCCTGCAGCCAGTGGGGCTGGACGAGGCCTACATGGACATCAGCCATCGCAGCGATGACCCACTCGGCATCGGCCTGAGGCTGAAGGATGACATCCATGCCGCCACCGACCTGGTGGCCTCCGTGGGGATCGGTCCCAACCGACTACTCGCAAAGATCGCCTCGGACCTGGAAAAGCCCGATGGGCTGACCCGGCTGCATCCCGCTGACGTGCCCGAGCGGGTCTGGCCACTGCCGGTGCGGACCCTGCATGGCGTCGGCCCGCGCACCGCCGAGCGGTTGGCCGGTCTGGGTGTGGAGACGGTCGGCGATCTGGCCCGGATGGGCCGGGATGGGCTGTCCACCGAGTTCAGTCCGCGGCATGCGCAGTCACTGAGCGACTCGGCCCATGGCATTGACGAGCGCCCCGTGCAGACGGAGCGCGTCCGCAAGTCCATCGGCCGCGAGCGCACCTTCCAGCAGGACTGCCGCAGCAGCGGGCGGCTCGATCATGAAGCGCGGCTGATGCTCGATGAGGTGCGGGGGCGGCTGACCGCCCGCCAGCTAGGCGCCCGGACAGTGACGGTCAAGCTGCGTTACCGCGACTTCACCACCCATACCCGGTCCCAGAGCCTGGCCAGCGCCACCGATGATCATGAGGCACTGGCGGCGCTGGTCCGCCAGTGCCTGTTCGCGCACCGGCTGCATCGCGCGGTGCGCCTGCTGGGCGTCCAGCTCTCGGGGCTGACGCCGCTCTAG
- the otsB gene encoding trehalose-phosphatase produces the protein MNSRASTELSDERAAGLPTPRADWALFLDFDGTLVEIAEHPEAVHVPAQLIGLLDALVQSLDGAVAIVSGRPLEGLDALLGGALPAVAGLHGLERRSPGGQIHRPADRRAELDGLRQALEAFAGEHPGAHVEDKGNAIALHYRGDPALERPARALVEHHCESLGESFRLQSGKQVLEVGPAGHDKGTVIEAFMAEPPFHGRIPVCLGDDVTDEDAFAAVNRLGGHSIRIGTDRPTAASHALASVNEAYQWLNRLPRHLRPIQ, from the coding sequence GTGAATAGCCGGGCGTCCACGGAGCTGTCTGACGAGCGCGCGGCGGGGCTACCGACACCGCGCGCCGACTGGGCGCTGTTCCTCGACTTTGACGGGACACTGGTGGAGATCGCCGAGCACCCTGAGGCGGTCCATGTCCCGGCGCAGCTCATCGGACTGCTCGATGCCCTGGTGCAGAGCCTCGATGGCGCGGTGGCTATCGTCTCGGGACGGCCCCTGGAAGGACTCGATGCGCTGCTGGGCGGGGCACTGCCGGCGGTGGCCGGGCTGCATGGCCTCGAGCGCCGCAGCCCCGGCGGCCAAATCCATCGCCCCGCTGATCGACGCGCCGAACTGGACGGCCTGCGGCAGGCGCTGGAGGCCTTCGCCGGCGAGCATCCCGGGGCCCACGTCGAGGACAAGGGCAACGCCATCGCCCTGCATTATCGCGGCGATCCCGCGCTCGAGCGCCCCGCCCGGGCGCTGGTCGAGCATCACTGCGAGTCCCTGGGGGAGTCATTCCGGCTGCAATCCGGCAAGCAGGTACTCGAGGTAGGCCCGGCCGGGCATGACAAGGGCACCGTCATCGAGGCCTTCATGGCCGAGCCGCCCTTCCACGGCCGGATACCGGTCTGTCTGGGGGATGACGTGACCGACGAGGACGCCTTTGCCGCCGTCAACCGCCTTGGCGGCCACTCGATCCGCATCGGCACCGACCGACCCACCGCGGCCAGCCATGCGCTGGCATCCGTCAACGAGGCTTATCAATGGCTCAACCGGCTGCCCCGACACCTTCGCCCGATTCAATAG
- a CDS encoding alpha,alpha-trehalose-phosphate synthase (UDP-forming) produces MSRLVVVSNRVPLPQPGQPQAGGLAVALSDALSRRGGLWFGWSGEVSEQPDSRPSIRHHEGIDYATLSLSREDYDDFYLGYSNAVIWPVFHFNLGAMDYQRRYSHAYTRVNARFADCLAPLIEPDDTLWIHDYHLMPLARELRERGLRNRIGFFLHIPFPDYDVLRAMPGHRALLEDLCRFDLLGFQTANDRHAFEESATRAIGALVRASGQLRHRNRDLRTGVYPVGVDVAALADLSAQTLTTPAVQRLLDGLGERDLMIGVDRLDYSKGLEQRFRAFEALFDDYPHRRGHTVLMQIASPSRGDIAEYADLRQRLEGLSGHINGVYGDLDWAPLHYLNRTFERGAIMGLYRAARVGVVTPLRDGMNLVAKEFIASQDPDNPGVLVLSDLAGSAAELSDAIRVNPYDTDAIAAGLNQALAMPRPERRRRHERMMAVLHRNDIGAWERRFLDDLGGGHD; encoded by the coding sequence TTGAGTCGACTGGTCGTTGTCTCCAACCGGGTCCCCCTGCCACAGCCCGGCCAGCCTCAGGCCGGCGGACTGGCCGTGGCCCTGTCCGATGCGCTGTCGCGACGCGGCGGCCTGTGGTTCGGCTGGTCGGGCGAGGTCAGCGAACAGCCCGACTCCCGCCCGTCGATCCGCCACCACGAGGGCATCGACTACGCGACCCTGTCGCTGAGCCGCGAGGACTATGACGACTTCTACCTGGGCTATTCCAATGCGGTGATCTGGCCGGTGTTCCACTTCAACCTGGGGGCCATGGACTATCAGCGGCGCTATTCCCACGCCTACACCCGAGTCAACGCCCGCTTCGCCGACTGCCTGGCCCCGCTCATCGAGCCCGACGACACCCTCTGGATCCACGACTACCACCTCATGCCGCTGGCCCGCGAGCTGCGCGAACGCGGCCTGCGCAACCGCATCGGGTTTTTCCTCCACATCCCCTTCCCCGACTACGACGTGCTGCGGGCCATGCCGGGCCATCGGGCCCTGCTGGAGGATCTGTGCCGGTTCGACCTGCTGGGTTTTCAGACCGCCAACGACCGGCATGCCTTCGAGGAATCCGCCACCCGGGCCATCGGGGCGCTGGTGCGGGCCTCCGGGCAGCTGCGCCACCGCAACCGCGACCTGCGCACCGGCGTCTATCCGGTGGGCGTCGACGTGGCGGCCCTCGCCGACCTGTCCGCGCAGACCCTGACCACACCCGCCGTCCAGCGGCTGCTCGACGGGCTTGGCGAGCGCGATCTGATGATCGGCGTCGACCGCCTCGACTACTCCAAGGGCCTCGAGCAGCGCTTCCGCGCGTTCGAGGCGCTGTTCGATGACTACCCCCACCGCCGCGGGCATACCGTGCTCATGCAGATCGCCAGCCCCTCGCGCGGGGACATCGCCGAGTACGCCGATCTGCGCCAGCGCCTGGAGGGGCTGAGCGGGCATATCAACGGCGTCTATGGCGATCTCGACTGGGCGCCGCTGCACTACCTCAACCGCACCTTCGAGCGGGGTGCCATCATGGGGCTCTACCGCGCGGCGCGGGTGGGGGTGGTCACCCCGCTGCGCGACGGCATGAACTTGGTCGCCAAGGAGTTCATCGCCAGTCAGGATCCGGACAACCCCGGGGTGCTGGTGCTCTCGGACCTGGCCGGGTCGGCCGCAGAGCTGAGCGACGCGATCCGCGTCAATCCCTACGACACCGATGCCATCGCCGCCGGGCTCAACCAGGCCCTGGCGATGCCACGACCCGAGCGCCGGCGGCGCCACGAGCGCATGATGGCGGTGCTCCATCGCAACGACATCGGCGCCTGGGAACGGCGCTTTCTCGATGACCTCGGCGGCGGCCACGACTGA
- the choX gene encoding choline ABC transporter substrate-binding protein: protein MIATVAGAALVSLSAMNASANEPESCQSVGLANVNWTGVTIKSEVMEYLLETLGYEVELTTASVPIAFQSVADGQRDAFLGLWLPTQESMIRPYLDDGEIEQISANLEGAKYTLAVPDYVWEAGVRDFADLDDYQDRFEGRIYGIEAGNDGNAAIQAMIDDDAFGLGDWELMESSEAGMLTQVQRSVPRDEWVAFLGWAPHPMNINIDMRYLTGGADYFGPNQGGATVYTIATAGYSERCSNVGRLLEQYAYTVEEQSQAGGYVINEEMSPMEAGQKLIMDNPDLLNRWLEGVTNVDGTGAVTIVRDDLGL, encoded by the coding sequence ATGATCGCGACGGTCGCCGGTGCCGCTCTGGTGTCACTGTCCGCCATGAACGCCAGCGCCAACGAGCCGGAGAGCTGCCAGTCGGTGGGTCTTGCCAACGTCAACTGGACCGGTGTGACCATCAAGTCCGAGGTCATGGAATACCTGCTCGAGACGCTGGGCTACGAGGTGGAGCTGACCACGGCCTCGGTGCCGATCGCCTTCCAGTCGGTGGCCGACGGCCAGCGTGATGCCTTTCTGGGCCTCTGGCTGCCCACCCAGGAGAGCATGATCCGGCCCTATCTCGACGATGGCGAGATCGAGCAGATCAGTGCCAACCTCGAAGGTGCCAAGTACACCCTGGCGGTCCCGGACTATGTCTGGGAGGCCGGCGTCCGCGATTTCGCCGACCTGGATGACTATCAGGACCGCTTCGAGGGGCGCATCTACGGCATCGAGGCCGGCAACGACGGTAATGCCGCCATCCAGGCGATGATCGACGACGATGCCTTCGGACTGGGCGACTGGGAGCTCATGGAGTCCTCCGAGGCGGGCATGCTCACCCAGGTGCAGCGCTCGGTGCCCCGCGATGAGTGGGTGGCGTTCCTGGGCTGGGCGCCGCATCCGATGAACATCAACATCGACATGCGCTACCTGACCGGCGGTGCCGATTACTTCGGCCCCAACCAGGGCGGCGCCACGGTCTACACCATCGCCACCGCCGGCTACAGCGAGCGCTGCAGCAACGTCGGCCGGCTCCTTGAGCAGTACGCCTACACGGTCGAAGAGCAGAGCCAGGCGGGCGGTTATGTGATCAACGAGGAAATGTCCCCCATGGAGGCGGGCCAGAAACTGATCATGGATAACCCGGACCTGCTCAACCGCTGGCTTGAGGGCGTGACCAACGTCGATGGCACCGGTGCGGTGACCATCGTGCGCGACGACCTGGGGCTCTAG
- a CDS encoding glycoside hydrolase family 15 protein, which yields MIGNGQINGLIDPLGRLVWACLPRFDAEPAFSRLVDSQDRGHFSIELCDQCAVRQSYHPNTAVLSTELTDRYGAILRIIDFCPRFRQYDRTYRPVMIIRRVEVVRGHPVIRTRLRPVSGWDASAPSTTRGSNHVRFLRHDQVLRVTTDAPLTHVLDETPFVVDATMTFILGPDESVKESVEAMGRRFLEQTEMYWRDWTRSLAIPFDWQQAVIRAAITLKLSAYEDTGAVIAAATTSIPEAADSGRNWDYRYCWLRDAYFTVHALNRLGATRTMEGFLRYIINLVAASGDHRLQPLYGIGGERRIEETTADALGGYRGMGPVRVGNAAYYQVQHDVYGTVILAATQAFFDARLERPGDQALYQRLCALGEEAIRHHDQPDAGIWEYRGRARVHTYSAMMCWAACDRLRRIAEQLGLDADAGYWSGQAATIHATVCREAWSDTHNAFVESFGGDSLDASLLLMHELGFLAADDPRFIGTVEAIEAHLRRGDHLFRYAAADDFGRPENAFNICTFWFIDALQAIGRHDEARRLFENMLGHRTRLGLLSEDLDANHGELWGNFPQTYSMVGLINSAMHLSRSWEESL from the coding sequence ATGATCGGCAACGGCCAGATCAATGGCCTGATCGATCCCCTCGGCCGCCTCGTCTGGGCGTGCCTGCCCCGCTTTGATGCCGAGCCCGCCTTCTCACGGCTCGTCGACTCGCAGGACCGCGGCCACTTCAGCATCGAGCTCTGCGACCAGTGCGCGGTCCGTCAGTCCTACCATCCCAACACCGCGGTCCTGTCCACCGAGCTGACCGACCGTTACGGCGCCATCCTGCGCATCATCGACTTCTGCCCGCGGTTCCGGCAGTACGACCGCACCTATCGGCCGGTCATGATCATCCGCCGCGTCGAAGTCGTGCGCGGTCATCCGGTGATCCGCACCCGGCTGCGCCCGGTGAGCGGCTGGGATGCCAGCGCGCCGTCCACCACGCGCGGCAGCAATCACGTCCGCTTTCTGCGCCACGACCAGGTCCTGCGCGTCACCACCGACGCGCCGCTGACCCATGTCCTCGACGAGACGCCGTTCGTGGTCGACGCCACCATGACCTTCATCCTCGGCCCCGATGAAAGCGTCAAGGAATCGGTGGAGGCCATGGGCCGCCGGTTTCTGGAGCAGACCGAGATGTACTGGCGCGACTGGACGCGCTCGCTGGCCATTCCCTTCGACTGGCAGCAGGCGGTGATCCGCGCCGCCATCACCCTCAAGCTCTCGGCCTACGAGGACACCGGCGCGGTGATCGCCGCCGCCACCACCTCGATCCCCGAAGCGGCGGACAGTGGCCGCAACTGGGACTACCGGTACTGCTGGCTGCGGGATGCCTACTTCACCGTGCATGCGCTCAACCGCCTGGGCGCGACACGCACCATGGAAGGGTTCCTGCGCTACATCATCAACCTGGTGGCCGCCAGCGGCGATCACCGTCTGCAGCCGCTCTATGGCATCGGCGGCGAGCGCCGCATCGAGGAGACCACCGCCGACGCACTGGGTGGCTATCGCGGCATGGGGCCGGTGCGCGTGGGCAACGCCGCCTACTACCAGGTCCAGCATGATGTCTACGGCACGGTCATCCTCGCCGCCACCCAGGCGTTTTTCGACGCCCGCCTCGAGCGGCCCGGCGACCAGGCCCTCTACCAGCGCCTCTGCGCCCTCGGCGAGGAGGCCATCCGCCACCACGACCAGCCCGACGCCGGCATCTGGGAATACCGCGGCCGGGCCCGCGTGCACACCTACTCGGCAATGATGTGCTGGGCGGCCTGTGACCGGCTGCGCCGCATCGCCGAGCAGCTCGGGCTGGATGCCGACGCCGGCTACTGGTCGGGCCAGGCCGCCACCATCCATGCCACCGTCTGCCGCGAGGCGTGGAGCGATACCCACAATGCCTTTGTCGAGAGCTTCGGCGGTGACAGCCTTGATGCCAGCCTGCTGCTCATGCACGAGCTGGGCTTTCTGGCCGCCGATGATCCGCGCTTCATCGGCACCGTCGAGGCCATCGAGGCCCACCTGCGCCGGGGCGACCATCTGTTCCGCTATGCCGCCGCTGATGATTTCGGTCGGCCTGAGAACGCCTTCAACATCTGCACCTTCTGGTTCATTGACGCCCTCCAGGCCATCGGCCGCCATGACGAGGCGCGACGGCTGTTCGAGAACATGCTCGGCCACCGCACTCGGCTGGGCCTGCTCTCCGAGGATCTCGACGCCAACCACGGCGAACTCTGGGGCAATTTCCCGCAGACCTACAGTATGGTGGGGCTGATCAACTCGGCCATGCACCTGAGCCGCAGCTGGGAGGAAAGCCTTTGA